A single region of the Oncorhynchus tshawytscha isolate Ot180627B unplaced genomic scaffold, Otsh_v2.0 Un_contig_2903_pilon_pilon, whole genome shotgun sequence genome encodes:
- the LOC121845943 gene encoding transmembrane protein 255B-like has protein sequence MYNPTQHVVTYAGFCPNGQALPAYPNYPALPMQHHSSYQAPSTPQPGLEMTLTPSSPSEESQSQPSAQAPSQPTFQTGSQDPGQGYMLTPNAPALYPGPVYGPSGFEKPPPYAC, from the exons ATGTATAACCCCACCCAGCATGTGGTGACCTACGCTGGCTTCTGCCCCAACGGACAGGCCCTGCCCGCCTACCCCAACTACCCCGCTTTGCCCATGCAG caCCACAGCAGTTACCaggccccctccaccccccagcCCGGCCTGGAGATGACCCTAACCCCCTCCTCTCCGTCAGAGGAGAGCCAGAGCCAGCCTTCTGCCCAGGCCCCCAGCCAGCCCACCTTCCAGACTGGCTCCCAGGACCCTGGTCAGGGTTACATGCTAACACCCAACGCCCCTGCCCTCTACCCTGGCCCCGTCTACGGGCCCTCCGGCTTCGAGAAGCCCCCTCCTTATGCATGCTGA